A window of the Haloarcula litorea genome harbors these coding sequences:
- a CDS encoding DUF393 domain-containing protein, whose translation MRDATLVYDDDCGFCTWWADFLARRAALPVVGFSELRDRPDLRERLPDDYESCSHVVTDDRVYSCGASIEEAVLRTEPGELARPLVEFLRSFEDYERVRERAYRRVADNRDLWGRVVSKTPPARRDE comes from the coding sequence ATGCGCGACGCGACGCTCGTCTACGACGACGACTGCGGGTTCTGTACGTGGTGGGCCGACTTCCTCGCCCGGCGGGCCGCCCTCCCCGTCGTCGGCTTCTCTGAACTGCGCGACCGGCCGGACCTGCGCGAACGGCTGCCCGACGACTACGAGTCGTGTTCACACGTCGTGACCGACGACCGGGTGTACTCCTGTGGGGCGTCGATCGAGGAGGCCGTGCTGCGGACCGAGCCCGGCGAGCTGGCCCGCCCGCTCGTCGAGTTCCTGCGGTCCTTCGAGGACTACGAGCGGGTCCGAGAACGGGCCTACCGGCGCGTCGCCGACAACCGCGACCTGTGGGGGCGGGTCGTCTCGAAGACGCCGCCGGCACGGCGGGACGAGTGA